One Selenomonadales bacterium genomic region harbors:
- a CDS encoding response regulator, with protein sequence MLRKRVLIIDDQAGIRALFREVFGVFGCEVVEAGNGYEGVEVASECAPDIIFLDMKMPGLSGIETLRILRRDQVVDVPVVLVTAYQEADMISEAERLGVAARLVKPFDVEELCGLMRHLTTPLPLQVAGM encoded by the coding sequence TTGTTGCGTAAAAGAGTGCTGATCATCGACGACCAAGCTGGGATTCGGGCCTTGTTTCGCGAAGTGTTTGGCGTTTTCGGTTGTGAAGTAGTGGAAGCAGGCAATGGCTATGAGGGCGTAGAGGTCGCATCCGAGTGTGCGCCTGACATTATCTTTCTTGACATGAAAATGCCCGGGCTATCGGGGATTGAGACTCTGCGCATCTTGCGGCGCGACCAGGTAGTAGACGTGCCCGTGGTACTTGTCACTGCCTACCAGGAAGCAGATATGATCAGCGAAGCCGAGCGCCTCGGCGTGGCAGCGCGTCTTGTTAAGCCATTTGATGTAGAAGAGCTGTGCGGACTGATGCGCCATCTAACCACTCCGCTTCCGCTGCAGGTTGCCGGGATGTAA
- the pcrA gene encoding DNA helicase PcrA: MSKSELSLNPVQKQAVEHGHGPLLILAGAGSGKTRVLTQRIAHLVNRCDISPSRILAITFTNKAANEMRERLYRLLPQARDLWIFTFHAAALRILKQHGEAIALSRNFVVYDTQDQMSLIKTCLKQQNIDPERYPPQSVLARISNAKNSLQDAEEFASLSRDYYSEKISSAYLLYEKLLRQNNALDFDDLILLAVKLLRESASVREYYQTRFQHILVDEYQDTNHAQYTLTNLLAARHRNLSVVGDDDQSIYRWRGANLRNILDFERDYPEAAVFKLEQNYRSTQCILDAANAIIANNATRKEKRLWTANHAGEPVTLFAALTEQEEALFVAHTIAEELAARGRFEYEDCAVLYRMHAQSRVFEEVFMRMNIPYRIVGGLRFYERKEVKDLLAYLRLIANAKDDVSFKRVVNVPARGIGEVSLARLAAEAQARGCSLFEAATELDGASLGLKPATKAKLDGFVKQISSFARQAEFMALHDLVELVLEQTRLLRQYEADDSPEAITRQENLAEVVSVAQDFAEKNPDTNLLDFLNSVSLVTAGDDASEAQGGAVTLMSLHSAKGLEFPVVFLVGLEEGVFPHSRVLQGDPAELEEERRLCYVGITRARERLLLTYAKQRLLFGRHSLSLPSRFIAELPASCLLQRGSRSERAITEPQLARRLPQAPAVQKAKPSDTQTFAPADKVSHPKFGVGTVVKVTAEDGDTFVTVAFSPPHGIKTLSLQYTPLRGMK, encoded by the coding sequence ATATCTAAGTCAGAGCTATCTCTTAACCCCGTACAAAAACAAGCGGTAGAGCACGGTCATGGCCCTCTCTTGATTCTAGCCGGAGCTGGCAGCGGCAAAACGCGGGTGCTGACGCAGCGCATCGCGCATCTAGTAAACAGGTGCGACATCAGCCCGTCGCGCATTCTCGCCATCACTTTCACCAACAAGGCGGCGAACGAGATGCGCGAGCGCCTCTACCGCCTTCTGCCACAGGCGCGCGACCTCTGGATTTTTACCTTTCATGCCGCAGCGCTGCGTATTCTCAAGCAGCATGGTGAGGCCATAGCGCTCAGCCGTAACTTCGTCGTCTATGATACACAAGACCAGATGTCTCTCATAAAGACGTGTCTCAAGCAACAAAATATCGACCCCGAACGGTATCCGCCGCAGTCCGTCTTGGCCCGCATTAGTAACGCCAAGAACAGCCTACAGGATGCCGAGGAGTTCGCGAGTCTAAGTCGCGATTACTACTCGGAGAAGATTTCTTCAGCCTATCTCCTGTACGAAAAGTTGCTGCGCCAAAACAATGCGCTCGACTTTGACGATTTGATATTACTTGCTGTGAAGCTTCTCCGCGAGAGCGCTAGTGTGCGCGAATACTACCAGACGCGCTTTCAGCACATACTGGTGGACGAGTATCAAGACACTAATCACGCGCAGTATACGCTCACCAACCTTTTGGCCGCGCGTCACCGCAATTTGAGTGTGGTTGGTGACGACGACCAAAGCATTTATAGGTGGCGTGGCGCTAACTTGCGCAATATCCTAGATTTTGAGCGCGATTACCCCGAGGCGGCTGTCTTTAAGCTCGAGCAAAACTATCGCAGTACGCAGTGCATACTGGACGCCGCTAATGCCATTATCGCCAACAATGCCACCCGCAAAGAGAAGCGGCTGTGGACGGCTAATCACGCGGGGGAGCCCGTCACTTTGTTTGCGGCATTAACCGAACAGGAAGAGGCCCTCTTTGTGGCACACACCATCGCCGAGGAATTAGCGGCGCGCGGGCGCTTCGAATATGAGGATTGCGCCGTACTCTACCGCATGCATGCGCAGTCGCGCGTGTTTGAAGAAGTCTTTATGCGCATGAACATTCCTTACCGCATTGTGGGTGGGTTAAGGTTCTACGAACGCAAGGAAGTAAAAGACCTGCTCGCCTACTTGCGGCTCATTGCCAACGCAAAGGATGACGTGAGCTTTAAACGCGTCGTCAACGTCCCTGCGCGCGGCATAGGCGAGGTCTCGCTAGCTAGGCTCGCGGCAGAGGCGCAAGCTAGGGGGTGCTCGCTATTTGAAGCGGCAACCGAGCTTGACGGGGCGTCGCTTGGGTTAAAGCCAGCGACAAAAGCTAAGCTAGATGGGTTCGTTAAGCAAATTTCTTCCTTTGCGCGGCAGGCTGAGTTTATGGCGCTACATGACCTTGTGGAGTTGGTGCTTGAGCAAACCCGCCTCTTGCGCCAATACGAAGCGGACGATTCGCCGGAAGCCATCACGCGGCAGGAAAACCTTGCGGAAGTTGTTTCTGTCGCGCAGGACTTTGCGGAAAAAAACCCAGACACCAACCTGCTCGATTTTCTCAACTCCGTCAGCTTGGTCACAGCGGGAGACGACGCGAGCGAAGCACAAGGGGGAGCCGTGACCTTAATGAGCTTGCATTCTGCTAAGGGGCTCGAGTTCCCGGTAGTCTTCCTCGTAGGGCTCGAGGAAGGGGTCTTCCCGCACAGCCGCGTTTTGCAGGGCGATCCCGCAGAGCTAGAGGAAGAGCGGCGCCTCTGCTATGTCGGCATTACCCGCGCGCGCGAGCGCCTGTTGCTCACTTATGCCAAGCAGCGCCTGCTGTTTGGTAGGCACAGCTTAAGCTTGCCGTCGCGCTTTATAGCCGAGCTTCCCGCGTCCTGTTTGCTGCAGCGCGGCAGCCGTAGTGAGCGAGCGATAACAGAACCTCAGTTAGCCAGGAGATTGCCGCAGGCTCCGGCTGTCCAGAAGGCTAAGCCTTCGGACACACAGACCTTCGCTCCTGCCGACAAAGTCAGCCACCCCAAGTTTGGCGTAGGCACGGTGGTCAAAGTGACCGCCGAGGATGGGGACACGTTTGTGACGGTGGCCTTCTCGCCTCCGCACGGGATTAAGACGCTTTCGCTCCAGTACACGCCGCTAAGGGGGATGAAGTAG